The Algoriphagus halophilus genome window below encodes:
- a CDS encoding 5-(carboxyamino)imidazole ribonucleotide synthase translates to MANKNQSPVLGVLGGGQLGRMLIQSAINYNQDIHILDPDPNAPCKDLSQKFTVGSLKDFDTVYAFGKECDVITVEIESVNAEALIKLESEGKKVYPQPKILQLIQDKREQKQFYQQHDIPTAEFILTADKSEVIHNKSFLPAVNKLGKEGYDGRGVQVIKSEEDLDKAFDAPGLLEKLIDFDKEIAVTVARNEAGDLTVYPAVECAFHPTANLVEFLFAPAEISKEVEEKAKEIAKDVILKLGMVGILAVEMFVTKEGEVLVNEIAPRPHNSGHHTIEANFTSQFEQHLRSVMNWPLGNPELRCPAAMINLLGEEGFTGPAVVEGQEVAMAEKGVYIHMYGKKLTKPFRKMGHVTVLDEDVSALKTKALKIKDLIKIKSI, encoded by the coding sequence ATGGCGAATAAAAACCAATCCCCTGTTTTAGGAGTTCTCGGTGGAGGACAGTTAGGCAGAATGCTGATTCAATCTGCAATTAATTATAATCAAGATATCCACATTTTGGACCCTGATCCAAATGCTCCTTGCAAAGACCTTTCTCAGAAATTTACGGTAGGTTCTCTTAAGGATTTTGATACCGTATATGCATTCGGAAAAGAATGTGATGTGATTACTGTTGAAATTGAAAGTGTTAATGCTGAGGCGCTTATAAAACTTGAATCTGAAGGAAAGAAAGTTTATCCACAACCGAAGATTCTTCAATTGATTCAGGATAAAAGGGAGCAAAAACAATTTTATCAACAACATGATATCCCCACGGCTGAATTTATTTTGACAGCAGACAAGTCTGAAGTTATCCACAATAAAAGTTTCCTTCCTGCAGTAAATAAACTGGGGAAAGAAGGGTATGACGGCAGAGGAGTCCAAGTGATAAAATCTGAAGAGGATTTGGACAAAGCCTTTGATGCTCCTGGATTGTTGGAAAAATTAATTGATTTTGATAAAGAAATTGCAGTTACGGTTGCAAGAAATGAGGCCGGTGATTTGACCGTTTATCCAGCTGTTGAATGTGCTTTTCACCCTACTGCCAATTTGGTAGAATTCTTATTTGCCCCGGCAGAAATATCCAAAGAGGTAGAAGAGAAAGCCAAAGAAATAGCTAAAGATGTAATTTTAAAGTTGGGGATGGTTGGGATTTTGGCTGTGGAAATGTTCGTAACCAAAGAGGGAGAGGTGTTGGTAAATGAAATTGCTCCAAGGCCCCATAATAGTGGGCACCATACGATTGAGGCAAACTTTACCTCCCAGTTTGAGCAGCATTTAAGGTCAGTGATGAATTGGCCTCTGGGTAATCCTGAATTAAGATGCCCTGCAGCCATGATTAATTTATTGGGTGAGGAAGGATTTACAGGCCCCGCAGTAGTAGAAGGACAGGAAGTTGCGATGGCAGAAAAGGGTGTCTACATACATATGTATGGTAAAAAATTAACCAAGCCGTTTCGGAAAATGGGGCATGTAACTGTATTGGATGAAGATGTATCTGCACTCAAAACCAAAGCACTGAAAATAAAAGATCTAATTAAAATCAAATCCATCTAA
- the purE gene encoding 5-(carboxyamino)imidazole ribonucleotide mutase: protein MKPSVGIIMGSQSDLPIMSEAAQFLEEIGVEYELTVVSAHRTPQRMIDYAGSARERGIKVIVAGAGGAAHLPGMVASLTSLPVIGVPILSSNSIDGWDSILSILQMPSGIPVATVALNGGKNAGILAASIVGSFDQNVASKMDEFKTSLREKVEASALQIEQKGWKEILKK from the coding sequence ATGAAGCCATCAGTAGGAATTATTATGGGAAGCCAATCGGATCTTCCTATTATGTCAGAAGCAGCCCAATTTTTAGAGGAAATTGGGGTTGAGTATGAATTGACGGTGGTTTCGGCTCACAGAACCCCTCAGCGTATGATTGATTATGCAGGTTCAGCTCGTGAAAGAGGGATCAAAGTAATAGTGGCAGGTGCTGGAGGAGCAGCTCACTTACCTGGAATGGTGGCCTCATTAACTAGTTTGCCTGTGATTGGAGTTCCAATATTAAGCTCTAATTCCATAGATGGTTGGGACAGTATTTTATCCATCCTTCAGATGCCCTCTGGGATTCCGGTGGCTACAGTAGCATTAAATGGAGGTAAAAATGCCGGTATTTTGGCTGCTTCTATTGTAGGCTCTTTTGATCAAAATGTAGCTTCGAAAATGGATGAATTCAAAACATCTTTAAGAGAAAAAGTAGAAGCTTCTGCTTTACAAATAGAACAAAAAGGTTGGAAGGAGATTTTAAAGAAATGA